AGCCCTGTATATTGATGAAAAGAAGGCCCATGAATAGTGACGTCGGTCATAACGGAATAGCCACCCGGCGGAAACCACCCGAGTTTTCCATAAAAAAGCATCAGCAGCAATAGACCCAGCACAAAAATCGGCAGCGAAAACCCACCCACCGAAATCAAACGCGTCAGCACATCTTGCCATTTATCTTTTTTCACTGCCGACAATGTCCCAAACCAAATGCCCAACAAAAGCACCAGAAAAATAGTGGCAAAAGCTAGTTGAACCGTAGCGGGCAAATATTCTCTAATCGCAGTAGCCACCGGCATATTAGCACTATGACTATATCCCAAATCTCCCTGTAAGGCACTTGCTAACCAACGGCCATACTGCTTAAACACATTGTCGCGCAGACCATATTTTACAATTACCTCCTCCATTGCACCCATTTGACGAGGATCTTTGATGTACAAAGATGCACGCATCTCAGGGCTGAGCCGTTGGGTCAACAAAAACAGTAAAAAAGTCACACCCAACACCACCAGTGGCAATAAAAGAAGTCTTCGTAAAATATAGCGAGTCATATCTATCCGCGATAACTGAGCACCGTATCTAACACCACACGTGCTATCTTGTAAAAATCAGACAAAATCAAATATTCTTCCGTAGAGTGGCATTTTTCTACCCCCACTCCGATATTGGGCAAATTTAATCCATGTGCAAACATGACATTAGCATCACAGCCACCGCCACAAGCAACGGCTTTTAAGTTTACTCCATGTTTACGGGCAGCGGCCAATGCTAATTTGACCGCCGGAGCAGTTTTGGATATATTTTGAGCGGCATAACTCAATTCAGTCTTAATTTCAATTTTCGGTTGAATTGTTTTTCCGTCTACTTTTTTCACAAAAGATTTAGCCGCTTTGGCAAAACAATCCTTCATATGTTTGATTTGCTTTTCCAATTTTTTAGCATTTAGACTGCGCACTTCCCCTTTCAAACTCAGTTCTGAAAGGACTGCATTGATAATTCTTCCACCGGAAATAACACCAAAATTACAAACCGTCTCTGCATCTACGCGGCCGTGTTTCATCAGGCTCATGGCTTTAGTTAGCACTTCCAAAGCAGAAATGCCTTTTTCGGGGCAAACGCCCGCATGAGC
Above is a window of Elusimicrobiaceae bacterium DNA encoding:
- a CDS encoding ABC transporter permease; translated protein: MTRYILRRLLLLPLVVLGVTFLLFLLTQRLSPEMRASLYIKDPRQMGAMEEVIVKYGLRDNVFKQYGRWLASALQGDLGYSHSANMPVATAIREYLPATVQLAFATIFLVLLLGIWFGTLSAVKKDKWQDVLTRLISVGGFSLPIFVLGLLLLMLFYGKLGWFPPGGYSVMTDVTIHGPSFHQYTGLLLVDALLNGNLRVFADVLRHLFLPAFTLCIGSFALMVRVMRSSMLEELGKDYVRTARAKGLPQTTVIYKHAGKNAIIPVITLASIQFIRLLGGTVIVETIFDYPGIGRFGVTAAQQLDIAGIMGFSLMVAVLFVLGNLLSDILYTAVDPRIKLSE
- a CDS encoding M20/M25/M40 family metallo-hydrolase — translated: MLNEKRLLDTFLELVQIDSESFQEGKIHQFLVEKLKKIGCQVYVDKAGKKFNTDAPGNIIATLKGKISGKPFILSAHMDTVFPGVGVKPCIKKDRITSDGTTILGADDKAGIAIILEILQTLKERKEEHPSVQAIFTLCEESGMRGAKNLDYTKVKGKDGLILDNESVEELLVRGPGKYNFDVVIHGVSAHAGVCPEKGISALEVLTKAMSLMKHGRVDAETVCNFGVISGGRIINAVLSELSLKGEVRSLNAKKLEKQIKHMKDCFAKAAKSFVKKVDGKTIQPKIEIKTELSYAAQNISKTAPAVKLALAAARKHGVNLKAVACGGGCDANVMFAHGLNLPNIGVGVEKCHSTEEYLILSDFYKIARVVLDTVLSYRG